A region of Pyxidicoccus parkwaysis DNA encodes the following proteins:
- a CDS encoding QsdR family transcriptional regulator, with protein sequence MKSSRPRAAGRKRHASPVATRLARELAGEEAPKTKATPLDAFKLAKKKWLAGERIDIGALAKELGVGRATLFRWVGSRELLIGEIIWSIQMPFMEQARAEVRARGAKGAAYVAGVSERLMEEIRSFAPLRRFIENDAEFALRVLTSKSSTVQSRNVELVRQNLVDQVERGHLTPPLPIDTLAYVIVRIGEAFVYADVISGREPAIDQAAAAILVLLGGKPR encoded by the coding sequence ATGAAGTCATCTCGACCCAGGGCGGCGGGAAGGAAGCGTCACGCCTCGCCGGTGGCGACCCGGCTGGCGAGGGAGCTGGCGGGAGAAGAGGCACCGAAGACGAAGGCCACTCCGCTGGATGCCTTCAAGCTGGCGAAGAAGAAGTGGCTGGCCGGGGAGCGCATCGACATCGGGGCGCTGGCGAAGGAACTGGGCGTGGGCCGGGCCACGCTGTTCCGCTGGGTGGGCAGCCGCGAGCTGCTCATCGGCGAAATCATCTGGTCCATCCAGATGCCCTTCATGGAGCAGGCCCGGGCCGAGGTACGGGCCCGGGGCGCGAAGGGCGCGGCCTACGTGGCGGGCGTCAGCGAGCGGCTGATGGAGGAGATTCGCTCCTTCGCCCCGCTGCGCCGCTTCATCGAGAACGACGCCGAGTTCGCCCTCCGCGTGCTCACCTCGAAGAGCAGCACGGTGCAGAGCCGCAACGTGGAATTGGTGCGCCAGAATCTGGTGGACCAGGTGGAGCGCGGCCACCTCACCCCGCCGCTGCCCATCGACACGCTCGCCTACGTCATCGTCCGCATCGGCGAGGCCTTCGTGTACGCGGATGTCATCAGCGGCCGTGAGCCCGCCATCGACCAGGCCGCCGCCGCCATCCTCGTGCTGCTCGGCGGCAAGCCGAGGTAA
- a CDS encoding DUF1254 domain-containing protein, with protein sequence MNPQLPTHARLEFENHFPTPDTAKSIYDEQDFHRAVAAYRFFYPTVSAEGICNGNREAGIGDGKGIIALAAGPRHVILTANSDTPYAAAVVDLKVMGPVVVDLPAGPYIAVANDHNQRWIADMGIPGPDAGKGGRYLLLPPVFTGDVPSGYHVARSATYKVLVAVRALPVKGDVDGAMSALRRVKIYPLSNPSAVLPYFDFTKRALDSTPLRWEDNLEYWKRLHSVINEEPTLEEFRPMYGVLATLGVAKGKPFAPDERMRSILEAAARVALDQMRVEGFASQRADRLVWEDRQWEWIGLIPDDANFETKDYLDLQARDRWFVQAIVSSPAMFRRKVGVGSVYFLASRDRTGSYFDGGKSYALTVPQPVPAQMFWSVTAYDSRTRSQVQTSQDKAVLGSLQTKFTPESDGSVRLYFGPNAPLGKEHQWIQTAPGTGFFLYFRIYGPEAASLDGSWRLSDVT encoded by the coding sequence ATGAACCCGCAGCTTCCGACTCATGCGCGCCTCGAGTTCGAGAACCACTTCCCCACGCCCGACACCGCGAAGAGCATCTACGACGAGCAAGACTTCCACCGCGCGGTGGCGGCGTACCGGTTCTTCTATCCGACGGTGTCCGCGGAGGGCATCTGCAACGGCAACCGCGAGGCAGGCATCGGAGATGGCAAGGGCATCATCGCGCTCGCCGCCGGGCCCCGGCACGTCATCCTCACCGCGAACTCCGACACGCCGTATGCCGCAGCGGTGGTGGATTTGAAGGTCATGGGCCCCGTGGTGGTCGACCTGCCCGCCGGGCCGTACATCGCGGTGGCCAATGACCACAACCAGCGATGGATAGCGGACATGGGCATCCCGGGCCCCGACGCCGGCAAGGGCGGCAGATACCTGCTCTTGCCACCAGTCTTCACCGGAGACGTCCCCTCCGGCTACCACGTGGCACGGTCGGCCACCTACAAGGTGCTCGTCGCCGTGCGCGCGCTTCCCGTGAAGGGCGACGTGGACGGCGCGATGAGCGCGCTGCGCCGGGTGAAAATCTATCCGCTCTCGAACCCGTCCGCCGTGCTGCCCTACTTCGACTTCACGAAACGGGCCCTCGACTCCACTCCCCTGCGGTGGGAGGACAATCTCGAATATTGGAAGCGGCTCCATTCCGTCATCAACGAGGAGCCCACCCTGGAGGAGTTCCGCCCGATGTACGGCGTGCTCGCGACCCTGGGCGTGGCGAAGGGGAAGCCGTTCGCACCGGATGAGCGGATGCGGAGCATTCTGGAGGCGGCGGCTCGCGTGGCGCTGGACCAGATGCGCGTGGAGGGCTTCGCGAGCCAGCGCGCGGACCGCCTCGTCTGGGAGGACCGCCAGTGGGAGTGGATTGGCCTGATTCCGGACGACGCCAACTTCGAGACGAAGGACTATCTCGACCTCCAGGCCCGGGACCGCTGGTTCGTCCAGGCCATCGTGTCCTCACCGGCCATGTTCCGGAGGAAGGTGGGCGTCGGCTCCGTGTACTTCCTCGCCTCGCGCGACAGGACCGGCAGCTACTTCGATGGCGGCAAGTCGTACGCGCTCACGGTGCCGCAGCCCGTCCCCGCGCAGATGTTCTGGTCCGTCACGGCCTACGACTCCCGGACGCGCTCGCAGGTGCAGACGTCCCAGGACAAGGCCGTGCTCGGCTCGCTCCAGACGAAGTTCACCCCGGAATCCGACGGCAGCGTGAGGCTCTACTTCGGCCCCAATGCTCCGCTGGGCAAGGAGCACCAGTGGATTCAGACGGCCCCGGGCACCGGCTTCTTCCTCTACTTCCGCATCTACGGCCCGGAGGCCGCGAGCCTGGACGGCTCGTGGCGGCTCAGTGACGTGACGTAG
- a CDS encoding 3-hydroxyacyl-CoA dehydrogenase NAD-binding domain-containing protein produces MSSTHYAQHGNVAVIRLDNPPVNGLGHAVRTGIVDGLRQAEADAAVKAVVLIGSERAFSGGADIREFNTPKALAEPNLGTVIHYVESSSKPVIAAIGGACMGGGLELALGCHYRVAQPGAQIALPEVKLGLLPGAGGTQRLPRLIGVEAALNMIVSGATVPSEQFKGTPLFDVFVEGDLLQGALAFAKVVVDEGRPLKRVRDLTVTHPKPEAFFLYARTAVGAASKGYPAPLKCVDAVEAAVTKPFEEGLQVEREAFVHLIQTSESRALRHAFFAERAASKVAGVGEDTPVRAIQSVGIIGAGTMGSGIAINFLNAGIPVVLLEMKQEALDRGLGSIRKIYEGQVAKGKLKADKAEQRFALLKPTLSYDDFRQVDLVIEAVFEEMSVKEAVFRKLDEVCKPGAILASNTSTLDLNRIAGFTRRPQDVVGAHFFSPANVMKLLEVIRGEKTGSDVLATVMQLAKSIKKTAVVSGVCDGFIGNRMIAMYQREALLMLEEGASPQQVDSAIEAFGFAMGPLKMADLAGGDIGWAIRKRQYAERPDMRRVLIADRLCEMGRFGQKTGAGFYRYEPGRRDALHDAVVDGVIDACRKELGVTPRTLSNEEIVQRCVFALVNEGARILEEGIAQRASDIDLVYLSGYGFPINRGGPMLYADSVGLMNVVRAMEGFAANPRGHRAFWQPASLLARLAAEGKTFN; encoded by the coding sequence ATGAGCAGCACCCACTACGCGCAGCACGGCAATGTGGCCGTCATCCGGCTGGACAACCCACCGGTGAACGGCCTTGGGCACGCGGTGCGGACCGGCATCGTGGACGGCCTGCGGCAGGCGGAGGCGGACGCGGCGGTGAAGGCCGTCGTCCTCATCGGCTCGGAGCGGGCTTTCTCGGGCGGCGCGGACATCCGCGAGTTCAACACGCCCAAGGCGCTCGCCGAGCCCAACCTCGGCACCGTCATCCACTACGTGGAGTCGTCCTCCAAGCCCGTCATCGCGGCCATCGGCGGCGCGTGCATGGGCGGCGGTCTGGAGCTCGCGCTCGGCTGTCACTACCGCGTGGCGCAGCCGGGCGCGCAGATTGCGCTGCCCGAGGTGAAGCTGGGCCTGCTGCCCGGCGCGGGCGGCACGCAGCGGCTGCCGCGCCTCATCGGCGTGGAGGCGGCCCTCAACATGATTGTGTCCGGCGCCACCGTGCCCTCGGAGCAATTCAAGGGCACGCCGCTGTTCGACGTCTTCGTGGAGGGGGATTTGCTCCAGGGCGCGCTCGCCTTCGCGAAGGTCGTCGTGGACGAGGGCCGGCCGCTCAAGCGCGTGCGAGACCTCACGGTGACGCACCCGAAGCCGGAGGCCTTCTTCCTCTACGCGCGCACGGCCGTGGGCGCGGCGTCCAAGGGCTACCCCGCGCCGCTCAAGTGCGTGGACGCGGTGGAGGCCGCCGTCACGAAGCCCTTCGAGGAGGGGCTCCAGGTGGAGCGCGAAGCCTTCGTCCACCTCATCCAGACCTCCGAGTCGCGCGCCCTGCGCCACGCCTTCTTCGCCGAGCGTGCCGCCTCGAAGGTGGCCGGGGTGGGGGAGGACACGCCGGTCCGCGCCATCCAGTCGGTGGGCATCATCGGCGCCGGCACCATGGGCAGCGGCATCGCCATCAACTTCCTCAACGCCGGCATCCCCGTGGTGCTGCTGGAGATGAAGCAGGAGGCGTTGGACAGGGGCCTCGGCTCCATCCGCAAGATTTACGAGGGCCAGGTCGCCAAGGGGAAGCTCAAGGCCGACAAGGCCGAGCAGCGATTCGCGCTGCTCAAGCCCACGCTGTCCTATGACGACTTCCGCCAGGTGGACCTCGTCATCGAGGCCGTCTTCGAGGAGATGTCCGTCAAGGAGGCGGTGTTCCGCAAGCTGGACGAGGTCTGCAAGCCGGGCGCAATCCTCGCGAGCAACACCTCCACGCTGGATTTGAACCGCATCGCCGGCTTCACGCGGCGGCCGCAGGACGTGGTGGGCGCGCACTTCTTCAGCCCCGCCAACGTGATGAAGCTGCTCGAGGTCATCCGTGGCGAGAAGACGGGCAGCGACGTGCTCGCCACCGTCATGCAGCTCGCCAAGAGCATCAAGAAGACGGCGGTGGTGTCGGGCGTCTGCGATGGCTTCATCGGCAACCGGATGATTGCCATGTACCAGCGCGAGGCGCTGCTGATGCTGGAGGAGGGCGCCTCGCCTCAGCAGGTGGACAGCGCGATTGAGGCCTTCGGCTTCGCCATGGGGCCGCTGAAGATGGCGGACCTGGCGGGCGGCGACATCGGCTGGGCCATCCGCAAGCGCCAGTACGCGGAGCGCCCGGACATGCGCCGCGTGCTCATCGCCGACCGGCTGTGTGAAATGGGCCGCTTCGGCCAGAAGACGGGCGCCGGCTTCTACCGCTACGAGCCCGGCCGCCGGGACGCGCTGCACGACGCGGTGGTGGACGGCGTCATCGACGCGTGCCGCAAGGAATTGGGCGTCACGCCGCGCACGCTGAGCAACGAGGAAATCGTCCAGCGCTGCGTCTTCGCGCTGGTGAACGAGGGCGCGCGCATCCTGGAGGAGGGCATTGCCCAGCGCGCGTCGGACATCGACCTCGTCTACCTGTCGGGCTACGGCTTTCCCATCAACCGCGGCGGCCCGATGCTCTACGCCGACTCCGTGGGGCTCATGAACGTGGTGCGGGCGATGGAGGGCTTCGCGGCCAATCCTCGCGGCCACCGCGCGTTCTGGCAGCCCGCGTCCCTGCTCGCCCGGCTCGCGGCCGAGGGAAAAACCTTCAACTGA
- a CDS encoding patatin-like phospholipase family protein — protein sequence MSSESTLPVSKPHGPLGPIAVSLSGGGYRAAAFHLGTLRFLHEVELLPDVVGLSTVSGGTLTGLAWVVSQIDGKPFPVFHDAWSAYLKRTNVIGEALDVLTSDREPMSHNWASLIRSAADVYAHPDLFGDRRFSEVLGANGLQLQEAIFNTTEFHTALDFRFRRSNNPAALLGNVNYKLPRPVAQHVRLADIAAASSCFPGGFEPLVFPQQFHWPRDYPLSAALGELGPGFNGGLPLMDGGIYDNQGVDSLVLAFGESQNPPTLLISDVSTQDDEMYNVPENPTRRGWLTLNGASWLGWALFLLTLVCAGVLTWCGFEEVRAGTFEPSDFFLYLIPGLLTASVAASLVWVHRRLRDVKALIQKQLDMDAWPSFLKLTVAELIQMVVLRGTSLLALTSSVFMKRVRGLVYNRVYETPAFKDRRMSNLIYSLTVNRPKLFSEHPWLQPGPHLVALAQQACQMPTTLWFTDEAQYNNLESAGQATVCFTLLRHIIDHRKGQYESPGQPLYDLFQKLRQAWQGFNQESRQPEAQRTVVAA from the coding sequence ATGAGCTCCGAATCCACGCTTCCCGTCTCGAAGCCCCACGGTCCGCTCGGACCCATCGCGGTGTCATTGTCCGGCGGTGGCTACCGCGCGGCGGCGTTCCACCTGGGCACGCTGCGCTTCCTGCACGAAGTCGAGCTGCTGCCCGACGTGGTGGGCCTGTCCACCGTGTCCGGCGGCACGCTCACCGGGCTGGCGTGGGTGGTGAGCCAGATTGACGGCAAGCCGTTCCCCGTCTTCCACGACGCCTGGTCGGCATATCTGAAGCGGACGAATGTGATTGGCGAGGCGCTGGACGTCCTCACCTCGGACCGCGAGCCCATGAGCCACAACTGGGCCAGCCTCATCCGCTCCGCCGCGGATGTGTATGCGCACCCCGACCTCTTCGGGGACCGGCGCTTCTCCGAGGTGCTGGGCGCGAACGGGCTGCAGCTCCAGGAGGCCATCTTCAACACCACCGAGTTCCACACCGCCCTCGACTTCCGCTTCCGCCGCAGCAACAACCCGGCCGCGCTGCTGGGCAACGTCAACTACAAGCTGCCGCGCCCGGTGGCGCAGCACGTGCGGCTGGCGGACATCGCGGCCGCGTCGTCCTGCTTCCCGGGAGGCTTCGAGCCGCTCGTCTTCCCGCAGCAGTTCCACTGGCCGAGGGACTACCCGCTCAGCGCCGCGCTCGGCGAGCTGGGGCCGGGCTTCAACGGCGGGCTGCCGCTGATGGACGGCGGCATCTACGACAACCAGGGCGTGGACAGTCTGGTGCTGGCCTTCGGGGAGTCGCAGAACCCGCCCACGCTGCTCATCTCGGACGTGAGCACGCAGGACGACGAGATGTACAACGTCCCGGAGAACCCGACGAGGCGCGGCTGGCTGACGCTGAACGGCGCGTCGTGGCTGGGCTGGGCGCTGTTCCTCCTGACGCTGGTGTGCGCGGGCGTGTTGACGTGGTGCGGGTTCGAGGAGGTGCGCGCGGGCACCTTCGAGCCGAGCGACTTCTTCCTGTACCTGATTCCCGGCCTGCTGACGGCGTCGGTGGCGGCTTCGCTGGTCTGGGTCCACCGCCGCCTGCGCGACGTCAAGGCGCTGATTCAGAAGCAGCTGGACATGGACGCCTGGCCGTCGTTCCTGAAGCTGACGGTGGCGGAGCTCATCCAGATGGTGGTGCTGCGCGGCACCTCGCTGCTGGCGCTGACGTCCAGCGTGTTCATGAAGCGGGTGCGCGGGCTCGTCTACAACCGCGTGTACGAGACGCCGGCCTTCAAGGACCGGCGGATGTCCAACCTCATCTACTCGCTCACGGTGAACCGCCCCAAGCTGTTCTCCGAGCACCCGTGGCTGCAGCCCGGCCCGCACCTGGTGGCCCTGGCGCAGCAGGCGTGCCAGATGCCCACCACGCTCTGGTTCACGGACGAGGCCCAGTACAACAACCTGGAGTCCGCAGGTCAGGCCACCGTCTGCTTCACTTTGCTTCGCCACATCATCGACCACCGCAAGGGGCAGTACGAGTCGCCGGGGCAGCCGCTGTATGACCTCTTCCAGAAGCTGCGCCAGGCGTGGCAGGGCTTCAACCAGGAGAGCCGCCAGCCCGAGGCGCAGCGCACCGTGGTGGCGGCCTGA
- a CDS encoding MFS transporter — MPLALYALTAGAFGIGVTEFVIMGLLLDVSGDLGVSLSAAGLLISGYALGVVAGAPLMTTLTGRWPRKQVLLGLMVIFILGNAACALAPTYATLMAARVLTAFAHGTFFGVGSVVATGLVAPERKASAIAVMFTGLTVANILGVPFGTWLGQSMGWRASFWAVTVVGVVALAVIAAFVPRDSEPPAASDWRADVRALLRGPVLLGLLTTVLGFAGVFTVFTYVAPLLTQVAGFSEAAVSPILLVFGVGLVAGNLIGGRLADWRLGPTILGSLLVLALVLGLMTFAVHDKLLAVLFVGLLGAAGFATVSPLQLWVLEKAEGAGQSLAASINIGAFNLGNALGAWLGGAVLDQGLGLGAVPWVAALVPLSAILVALWSLRLDARQRRVRLRTDSVEAVRHAGA, encoded by the coding sequence ATGCCCCTTGCGTTGTATGCGCTGACGGCCGGTGCCTTCGGCATCGGCGTCACCGAGTTCGTCATCATGGGTCTGCTGCTTGACGTCAGCGGCGACCTGGGTGTCTCCCTCTCCGCCGCCGGCCTGCTCATCTCCGGCTATGCGCTCGGCGTCGTCGCCGGCGCGCCGCTGATGACCACGCTGACCGGGCGCTGGCCCCGCAAGCAGGTGCTGCTGGGGCTGATGGTCATCTTCATCCTCGGCAACGCGGCGTGTGCCCTTGCTCCCACGTACGCCACGCTGATGGCGGCGCGCGTGCTGACGGCCTTCGCGCACGGGACGTTCTTCGGCGTGGGCTCGGTGGTGGCGACGGGGCTCGTGGCCCCCGAGCGGAAGGCTTCCGCCATCGCGGTGATGTTCACCGGTCTCACCGTTGCCAACATCCTCGGCGTGCCCTTCGGCACGTGGCTCGGCCAGTCCATGGGCTGGCGCGCCTCGTTCTGGGCGGTGACGGTGGTGGGCGTGGTGGCCCTGGCAGTGATTGCCGCCTTCGTTCCCCGCGACTCGGAGCCTCCAGCCGCCTCGGACTGGCGCGCGGACGTGCGCGCGCTGCTGCGCGGGCCGGTGCTGCTGGGGCTGCTCACCACGGTGCTCGGCTTCGCGGGTGTCTTCACCGTGTTCACCTATGTCGCGCCGCTGCTGACGCAGGTGGCTGGCTTCTCCGAGGCGGCGGTGTCGCCCATCCTGCTCGTGTTCGGCGTGGGGTTGGTGGCGGGCAATCTCATCGGTGGCCGGCTCGCGGACTGGCGGCTGGGGCCGACCATCCTGGGGAGCCTGCTCGTCCTGGCCCTCGTGCTCGGCCTGATGACGTTCGCCGTGCACGACAAGTTGTTGGCCGTCCTCTTCGTAGGCCTGCTCGGTGCGGCCGGTTTCGCAACGGTGTCTCCACTGCAACTCTGGGTGCTGGAGAAGGCCGAGGGAGCAGGGCAGAGTCTCGCGGCGAGCATCAACATCGGCGCGTTCAACCTCGGCAATGCGCTCGGGGCGTGGCTCGGCGGCGCCGTCCTCGACCAGGGGCTGGGGCTGGGCGCGGTGCCGTGGGTCGCCGCGCTGGTGCCTCTGTCCGCCATCCTCGTCGCGCTCTGGAGCCTGCGGCTCGATGCCCGACAGCGGCGCGTTCGATTGAGGACTGACTCCGTCGAGGCCGTCAGGCATGCCGGCGCTTGA
- a CDS encoding LysR family transcriptional regulator: MSRLDVNRSGEMEVFVRVVQLGGFSAAARAYRMTPSAVSKLVARLEARLGVRLVHRSTRALQLTPEGVTFYERSVRVLAELDEAERGAATSAAPQGRLRVNASVPFGTQVLLPLVPEFLARYPSVCLDIVLTDTVIDLMEERTDVAIRHGPLKSSDLVARKLGEPRMLVIGSPAYLKRHGTPKTPRDLERHNLIGFGFARTVDGWPFVDQGRELTVTPHGNTLVSNGEALRQLVLSGLGLGRLATFQVKEDIAAGRLVPLLEEYNPGDRDTVHAVFLGAGGQLPSRVRAFLDFLVEKVHL; the protein is encoded by the coding sequence ATGTCGCGTCTGGACGTCAACCGCTCGGGAGAGATGGAGGTGTTCGTCCGCGTCGTCCAGCTCGGGGGCTTCTCCGCCGCCGCGCGCGCGTACCGGATGACGCCTTCCGCTGTGAGCAAGCTCGTGGCCCGGCTGGAGGCGCGGCTGGGCGTGCGGCTCGTCCACCGCTCCACGCGGGCGCTCCAGCTCACGCCGGAGGGCGTCACCTTCTACGAGCGGAGCGTCCGAGTCCTCGCGGAGCTGGACGAGGCGGAGCGCGGCGCGGCCACCAGCGCCGCGCCCCAGGGCCGGCTGCGCGTCAACGCGAGCGTGCCCTTCGGGACGCAGGTCCTCCTGCCCCTCGTCCCCGAGTTCCTGGCCCGCTACCCGTCCGTGTGCCTGGACATCGTACTGACCGACACCGTCATCGATCTGATGGAGGAGCGCACGGACGTGGCCATCCGCCACGGGCCGCTGAAGAGCTCCGACCTCGTCGCGCGCAAGCTCGGCGAGCCTCGGATGCTCGTCATCGGCTCACCGGCCTATCTCAAGCGTCACGGGACGCCGAAGACGCCCAGAGACCTGGAGCGGCACAACCTCATCGGCTTCGGCTTCGCGCGCACGGTGGATGGGTGGCCCTTCGTTGACCAGGGCAGGGAGCTGACGGTGACGCCGCACGGGAACACGCTGGTGAGCAACGGCGAGGCGCTGCGGCAGCTCGTGCTCTCGGGCCTCGGGCTGGGCCGGCTCGCCACGTTCCAGGTGAAGGAAGACATCGCCGCAGGACGGCTGGTGCCGCTGCTGGAGGAGTACAACCCCGGAGATAGGGACACCGTCCACGCCGTCTTCCTCGGCGCCGGAGGACAGCTCCCTTCGCGCGTGCGAGCGTTCCTCGACTTCCTCGTCGAGAAAGTTCACCTGTGA